A genomic region of Apteryx mantelli isolate bAptMan1 chromosome 10, bAptMan1.hap1, whole genome shotgun sequence contains the following coding sequences:
- the AMFR gene encoding E3 ubiquitin-protein ligase AMFR isoform X2: MLVAKLIQYMVFGPLRVSERQHLKDKFWNFIFYKFIFIFGVLNVQTVEEVVMWCLWFSGLVFLHLMVQLCKDRFEYLSFSPTTPMSSHIRVLTLLIAMLLSCCGLAVVCGVIGYTHGMHTLAFMAAESLLVTVRTAHVILRYVIHLWDLNHEGTWEGKGTYVYYTDFVMELTLLSLDLMHHIHMLLFGNIWLSMASLVIFMQLRYLFHEVQRRIRRHKNYLRVVGNMEAMFAVATPEELAVNNDDCAICWDSMQSARKLPCGHLFHNSCLRSWLEQDTSCPTCRMSLNITDSHHVREDHQRENLDENLVPVAVAEGRPRLNQHNHFFHFDGSRIASWLPSFSVEVMHTTNILGIAQASNSQLNAMAHQIQEMFPQVPYHLVLQDLQLTRSVEITTDNILEGRIQVPFPTQRPDSIRPALNSSVERHSIDQEDTETVTQTERVPLELNSRLEEMVEFSEVEVEPSETEDFEARGSRFSKSADERQRMLVQRKEDLLQQARKRYLNKTSDEELITEKPSPSEGASADPVTLRRRTLAAAAERRLQMQQNS; encoded by the exons ATGCTGGTTGCTAAACTCATCCAGTATATGGTGTTTGGTCCTCTTCGTGTCAGTGAGAGGCAG CATCTGAAGGATAAATTCTGGAATTTCATTTTCTACAAGTTCATCTTTATTTTTGGCGTGCTGAATGTTCAGACAGTGGAAGAAGTGGTCATGTGGTGCCTCTGGTTCTCTGGACTTGTGTTTCTTCATCTCATGGTTCAGCTCTGCAAGGATCGCTTTGAATAC ctttccttttctcctaCCACACCCATGAGCAGCCACATCAGAGTCCTGACCCTGCTCATCGCCATGCTCCTGTCCTGCTGCGGACTAGCAGTTGTCTGTGGGGTTATCGGCTACACCCATGGAATGCACACGCTGGCTTTCATGGCAGCAGAG TCTCTGCTTGTGACAGTGAGAACTGCTCATGTGATTTTACG ATATGTAATTCATCTCTGGGATCTCAACCACGAAGGAACGTGGGAGGGCAAAGGCACTTACGTGTACTACACAGACTTTGTCATGGAGCTAACCTTGCTGTCGCTCGACCTGATGCATCATATTCATATGCTG ttATTTGGCAATATCTGGTTGTCAATGGCTAGCCTGGTGATTTTTATGCAGCTGCGTTACCTGTTTCATGAAGTTCAGCGAAGAATTCGTCGGCATAAGAACTACCTGCGTGTGGTCGGAAACATGGAAGCTAT GTTTGCAGTCGCAACACCAGAAGAGCTAGCGGTCAATAATGATGACTGTGCCATTTGCTGGGACTCCATGCAGTCTGCACGAAAACTCCCTTGCGGCCATCTCTTCCACAA CTCGTGCCTGCGGTCCTGGCTTGAACAAGACACATCTTGCCCCACCTGCAGAATGTCTCTTAATATCACTGACAGCCATCATGTGAGGGAGGATCACCAAAGGGAGAACCTAGATGAGAACTTGGTGCCTGTGGCAGTGGCAGAAGGCAGACCGCGCTTGAACCAGCACAATCACTTCTTCCACTTTGATG GCTCTCGAATTGCCAGCTGGCTGCCCAGTTTTTCAGTGGAAGTGATGCATACTACAAACATCCTTGGTATTGCACAAGCCAGCAATTCCCAACTTAATGCTATG GCCCATCAGATTCAAGAGATGTTCCCTCAGGTTCCTTATCATTTAGTTCTACAGGACCTGCAGCTCACCCGTTCTGTAGAGATAACCACTGACAACATCTTAGAGGGGCGCATCCAGGTACCTTTCCCCACACAG CGTCCAGATAGCATTAGACCTGCATTGAACAGTTCTGTGGAACGGCATAGTATTGACCAGGAGGATACGGAAACTGTCACTCAG ACTGAGAGAGTGCCACTTGAACTCAACTCAAGACTGGAAGAAATGGTGGAATTCAGTGAAGTGGAAGTAGAACCTAGTGAAACAGAAGATTTTGAGGCCAGGGGAAGTCGCTTTTCAAAGTCAGCTGATGAAAGGCAGCGTATGTTGGTTCAACGGAAGGAGGACTTGTTGCAGCAAGCTCGAAA GCGCTATTTAAACAAAACCTCTGATGAGGAGCTGATCACAGAGAAGCCCTCTCCGTCTGAGGGCGCTTCCGCTGATCCTGTCACTCTGCGTCGCAGAACGTTAGCTGCTGCCGCCGAACGGAGACTTCAGATGCAACAAAACTCTTAG
- the AMFR gene encoding E3 ubiquitin-protein ligase AMFR isoform X1, whose product MPLLFLERFPWPSLRTYTALSALALLGSGLSAYRALSPAPGGAEADGGAAAVAERAEPPRRAAALALDVAYYLLSDSLCVWVLVNTACCVLMLVAKLIQYMVFGPLRVSERQHLKDKFWNFIFYKFIFIFGVLNVQTVEEVVMWCLWFSGLVFLHLMVQLCKDRFEYLSFSPTTPMSSHIRVLTLLIAMLLSCCGLAVVCGVIGYTHGMHTLAFMAAESLLVTVRTAHVILRYVIHLWDLNHEGTWEGKGTYVYYTDFVMELTLLSLDLMHHIHMLLFGNIWLSMASLVIFMQLRYLFHEVQRRIRRHKNYLRVVGNMEAMFAVATPEELAVNNDDCAICWDSMQSARKLPCGHLFHNSCLRSWLEQDTSCPTCRMSLNITDSHHVREDHQRENLDENLVPVAVAEGRPRLNQHNHFFHFDGSRIASWLPSFSVEVMHTTNILGIAQASNSQLNAMAHQIQEMFPQVPYHLVLQDLQLTRSVEITTDNILEGRIQVPFPTQRPDSIRPALNSSVERHSIDQEDTETVTQTERVPLELNSRLEEMVEFSEVEVEPSETEDFEARGSRFSKSADERQRMLVQRKEDLLQQARKRYLNKTSDEELITEKPSPSEGASADPVTLRRRTLAAAAERRLQMQQNS is encoded by the exons ATGCCGCTGCTGTTCCTGGAGCGCTTCCCCTGGCCCAGCCTGCGCACCTACACGGCGCTGAGCGCCCTGGCGCTGCTGGGCAGCGGCCTCAGCGCCTACCGCGCCCTcagcccggcccccggcggcgccgaggcggacggcggcgcggcggcggtcgCCGAGCGAgcggagcccccgcgccgcgctgcggccCTGGCCCTCGACGTCGCCTACTACCTGCTCTCCGACAGCCTCTGCGTTTGG gtaCTAGTGAACACTGCCTGCTGTGTTCTGATGCTGGTTGCTAAACTCATCCAGTATATGGTGTTTGGTCCTCTTCGTGTCAGTGAGAGGCAG CATCTGAAGGATAAATTCTGGAATTTCATTTTCTACAAGTTCATCTTTATTTTTGGCGTGCTGAATGTTCAGACAGTGGAAGAAGTGGTCATGTGGTGCCTCTGGTTCTCTGGACTTGTGTTTCTTCATCTCATGGTTCAGCTCTGCAAGGATCGCTTTGAATAC ctttccttttctcctaCCACACCCATGAGCAGCCACATCAGAGTCCTGACCCTGCTCATCGCCATGCTCCTGTCCTGCTGCGGACTAGCAGTTGTCTGTGGGGTTATCGGCTACACCCATGGAATGCACACGCTGGCTTTCATGGCAGCAGAG TCTCTGCTTGTGACAGTGAGAACTGCTCATGTGATTTTACG ATATGTAATTCATCTCTGGGATCTCAACCACGAAGGAACGTGGGAGGGCAAAGGCACTTACGTGTACTACACAGACTTTGTCATGGAGCTAACCTTGCTGTCGCTCGACCTGATGCATCATATTCATATGCTG ttATTTGGCAATATCTGGTTGTCAATGGCTAGCCTGGTGATTTTTATGCAGCTGCGTTACCTGTTTCATGAAGTTCAGCGAAGAATTCGTCGGCATAAGAACTACCTGCGTGTGGTCGGAAACATGGAAGCTAT GTTTGCAGTCGCAACACCAGAAGAGCTAGCGGTCAATAATGATGACTGTGCCATTTGCTGGGACTCCATGCAGTCTGCACGAAAACTCCCTTGCGGCCATCTCTTCCACAA CTCGTGCCTGCGGTCCTGGCTTGAACAAGACACATCTTGCCCCACCTGCAGAATGTCTCTTAATATCACTGACAGCCATCATGTGAGGGAGGATCACCAAAGGGAGAACCTAGATGAGAACTTGGTGCCTGTGGCAGTGGCAGAAGGCAGACCGCGCTTGAACCAGCACAATCACTTCTTCCACTTTGATG GCTCTCGAATTGCCAGCTGGCTGCCCAGTTTTTCAGTGGAAGTGATGCATACTACAAACATCCTTGGTATTGCACAAGCCAGCAATTCCCAACTTAATGCTATG GCCCATCAGATTCAAGAGATGTTCCCTCAGGTTCCTTATCATTTAGTTCTACAGGACCTGCAGCTCACCCGTTCTGTAGAGATAACCACTGACAACATCTTAGAGGGGCGCATCCAGGTACCTTTCCCCACACAG CGTCCAGATAGCATTAGACCTGCATTGAACAGTTCTGTGGAACGGCATAGTATTGACCAGGAGGATACGGAAACTGTCACTCAG ACTGAGAGAGTGCCACTTGAACTCAACTCAAGACTGGAAGAAATGGTGGAATTCAGTGAAGTGGAAGTAGAACCTAGTGAAACAGAAGATTTTGAGGCCAGGGGAAGTCGCTTTTCAAAGTCAGCTGATGAAAGGCAGCGTATGTTGGTTCAACGGAAGGAGGACTTGTTGCAGCAAGCTCGAAA GCGCTATTTAAACAAAACCTCTGATGAGGAGCTGATCACAGAGAAGCCCTCTCCGTCTGAGGGCGCTTCCGCTGATCCTGTCACTCTGCGTCGCAGAACGTTAGCTGCTGCCGCCGAACGGAGACTTCAGATGCAACAAAACTCTTAG